From the Lolium rigidum isolate FL_2022 chromosome 2, APGP_CSIRO_Lrig_0.1, whole genome shotgun sequence genome, one window contains:
- the LOC124688735 gene encoding uncharacterized protein LOC124688735, producing MANAAATRLSGPVLPIPNYGSASPNRVNLPAVRSPANSVSVSSPPASAAAVKSRRSCMCSPTNHPGSFRCSRHKERTQEAPAGHIHSKKPASPPSPPPSAVVSTGSGAGSRLLVRRALSPPQKSLHQRRAAGGFHPRPQPSRLSSVSFSGDSRQ from the coding sequence ATGGCTAATGCAGCTGCAACCCGGCTCAGCGGGCCGGTCCTACCAATTCCCAACTATGGATCCGCCTCCCCCAATCGCGTCAACCTCCCCGCCGTCCGCTCGCCCGCCAACTCTGTCAGCGTCTCGTCACCGCCTGCGTCTGCCGCCGCCGTCAAGAGCCGTCGCTCATGCATGTGTTCACCCACGAATCATCCGGGATCCTTCCGCTGCAGCCGCCACAAGGAGCGCACGCAGGAGGCCCCGGCCGGCCACATCCACAGCAAGAAGCCCGCCTCCCCGCCTTCTCCGCCGCCTTCCGCCGTCGTCTCGACCGGCTCCGGCGCGGGTAGCCGTTTGTTGGTCCGCAGGGCGCTCTCACCGCCCCAGAAGTCGCTGCACCAGAGACGCGCCGCCGGTGGGTTTCACCCCCGCCCCCAGCCCAGCCGTCTCTCCAGCGTCTCCTTTTCCGGCGACAGCCGCCAGTGA